ATGcaatagataatttattattaaatatgttgatCATAAATTTATAGCTATGAGAATTCAGTATTGTAAGCTTAGTAAAACCTGTTCTCTTTTTAAACTCCTTTTACACAACTTATAGCATTAGAATTTGTTATTCTATAAGAACGTCCTTTGCCTATACGCCAACTTATTCAGAACAGACTAATTTTCTTGTAAGGCTATCCCATAAATACTTTGTAGCCTGAGAACTATCAGCCCTTTAAttacttaagtatatttattatctccAAATATGGCTAATAAacagaaaaacatatttactcGGAGTAAGCCCTTAATGAACATTTACAGTGGAGTAGATCAAGAAGGCAAAGAGGTAACTAGTGTCATCATACTTATTGCTCATAGGTTAGtttgaatgattaattataatttataactatttaggTAGAAGTACGTGAAGATGCAGAACAACTTGTAAAATGGCATGAAATATCAGATGCTCTCGTTGCTGCAGGATATTATAGAGCCCAACTTCAAGGTTTATCAGCGTTTGATAAAATTGTCGGAGGCTTAACTTGGTGTATTGAACTGTGTGACATTGATGTGGATATCAGTTTGTTATTTGAAGAGAATCTCACTATAGGCAAGAAAATGTATGTTGCTGTTTTACTTTCTAATACTTCTGAAAATTTGTTCAAAGGAAATTGAATTTTGATCTTAATTTGTAAGcaggttaattttattactgccctttcatttgtttctttatttacaaggatagataaaattatgaattaatcttggaatactaaaataaattatattaatctggGATTTCAATAGTCAATGttattgttatgatttttttttagagctTTAACAGAAAAAATTGTAAAGGTGCTGCCAAGTTTGAAGTGCCCTTATATTATTGAACCTCATCAAATACAAGgtcttgattttattaatatttatccatTGGTACAATGGCTAATTAAATACTCAAGTGAATTTAGAGAGGCCAAAGAGGATGAATTGCGTAAATTTGCAGTATCTCAATATGAAAAAGATCATATATTTGAAGCAGATCGTGTTTATTTCCTTCAAAATGAGAAACTGTTACGAAACCTTATAGCTATTCaggtatatgaaataaaaaactttaattgctttatttttatgttgtacttgacaaataaaataatatctagttccatatcttttttattttagaatctcTACAAACCATGTAGAGTAAGAAAAAGAAAAGGAGCACTACCTGCAAAAGAAATAGAGCAAGTAAATTCGGTCCTCTCTGAATATGATCAGCGCATGTTGATGCTTGTCTCCAACAATCAAGATGAGGCTAAACGAGATGAGGGACTTGATTTcctggtaatttttttttttggatattttttccGATGGCAACAAAGTTACAAGAAGTACAAGCaatgtatatacttaataaagtataataataaaaatatctgcatgaattttctttcttttagtATGATTATGAAAAAACACTTGCTGATCCATCAGAGATAACTACAGAAGTAAGTTTTCAGATAATTACTTATGTATTCCATGTAATATTaacttaagtaattaatattatgttccacatatatattttgtagatgGAGAGATATTTAAATGATGGGGAACATAATGAGGATACAACTAATACAAAAGTTCATTATGCTGTACTGCATTCTGAGCTCTCAGGTGATGTTCCAAAAGAATTGGAAGCAAGAGAAAAAGCTAAATATTCTGAAGATATAGATAAATTGACTAAAGTAATAGACACTATGGAAAAAGACATAGAAGTGGTGAGGAAAGATCATGAAACAAGAATGGAagaagcaaaaaataaatatgctgatttaattaacaaattgaaaataataaccaaaaaaCTAATGAAAACTGATGACTATAGGTAATTAAGGCTAAATTTTCATTCCTAATTCCCAACATATTATCTGTTACAACTactcaatatatttaacatgttaTCTCAAATTTTTCTCATACGTAGACTTGATGccagaattaatttattaactatgtaaactaaaatactatcattaataaatgtttttttacaattatttcaaaaccAAGATTAATTACctaagaaaacaattttattttcttatgtaattaattatagagTTCAAATTATAActtgaaaatatgaaaaatgtttatttttctgtatgtcacataaattatgttaatatttattatttttagcgaCAAAGCTGTTAaggaattttataaatctttaaaagatCTGGCAAAGGAAAGAAATGAGTTGATTCAATTAATCCAACATAGGGAAAAGGAGCATAAGAAACTTGAAGATGCTTTGAGGTATACTTCTCATTCAGTGCTATATGCTAATTTCTATTTACTACTGtgtagaattaaaatttataatagaggATGAAGACAAGACAAGActaaatactatgtattgctgtttgaggGTTGTATGTGTGAAGAGTGGATGCTATGTGGTGGTACTCAAGTACCCAGCTTTTGTGGCTTGAGGCTTGCATAATGCCATACCACTAGGTAAAGTTTTTtgtgaaacataaaatatattgtttacaagTATGATGCTAGTATTAAACActgataaaacaaatttaatatattataaatggatATTCTTTACACTTTCTTCAAAATAAGAAGACTTTATtgtccaaaaatattaaatgataaattggtATCTGTTTCAGACTAGCCCAAGAACCAAATAAAGAAATCGAAGAAAAGCCACTATCTCCAACTGAGTTAAAAGAATTTCAAGAGCGCGAGAAGAAATTAAAAGATTACATCAGTAGCGTAAGAGTAGAACTTGGTCACCTGAATAGACAAGTACTGAGGTACTCTACAGCTATAGATGAAGTACCCGGTACTGCAGAACTGCTGCAGTATGAGAAGAGATTTGTAGAACTATATAATCAgggtaatgtatattataattctatataatttttaaataaaagttaaaagtacTGACTAGAAGTGAAACatcagaaaattttaattgtaacacatttaattatgaaaattgtataaaaatttgaCCTTGATATTCAATAATCCTAGCTTTGACTAAAGACCAAACCAATCAgagaataacaaataataattaccaacaGAAAGTAATACAACTGCATATTATGGCAAactaattttgtaaaacattctttgttatataaataatgttctgGCAGATTTCTATCATGGTATCTATGCTCATGAAAGACTAGCTAACTGCACAGGATTTATTATATTGCAAATccgacatttttttacattacattaacagcatgtaattttcccactgctgggctaaggcatcctctccctttgaggagaacgtttggagcatattccaccacgctgctccattgcggattggtggaatacacatgtggcagaattgttgaaattagacacatgcaggtttcctcacaaagttttccttcaccgccgagcaagaaatgatttataaatataaattaagcacatgaaaattcaatggtgtttgtctgggtttgaacccgaaatcatcggttaagatgcacgcgttctaacaactgggccatctcgtctccCATAGAGACGAGAAATccgacatatatgtatatgttactgtaaaagctcgaactaagactgactactggaaaatcttaagatttaccgtagttcgagctttcacagtaacatatatatatatagacatgataatatataacaatagatAGTAATGTTTTGTCTCGATTTAAACGGCTTGTGAGCCGAAATGTTACTACAGGCACGaacgacataacatcttagttcccaaggtcgggaGCGCATTGTTAAtgaaaggaatgtttaatatttctctcAGCGTCTatatttatgggcggtggtgattacTTAGCACCAGGTAGGTCGTTTGCCAGTCTacctaaacattttaaataagtcaccatttttatatttatttcagtttcatCGAAACACAAGGAAACCAAACAgtattacgtattttataatacactgTACGAAGTTAAACTTTACACATCAAAAGAATTGAGTTTGCTTAATTCTATTTTAGACAATTATGAtgagtaagtaaatatttatctgtTAAATTTATGAACTAACATAACTAAAAAGAAgaatgaacaaaaatatttatgtttttgtagtGCTACTATACCTATataggatttaaaaaataattaccattttattaattaccaaCGAAAGTGATTGAAAATTATGACCTACTTATGACTGAAGAAATGGAATATGCAAATAGTCCAACAATAGGAGgacaaaagataaataaaaaactttgacatTGGATTGACGTGATAACATTGGTCgagattttgaataatttatttgacatttaattaaatttatttcgctAGTAGCCTAATGCTTTGGGCGCTGAATATTCGAATGTCTCGTGTAGACTagagtatataattatgtacgtgGGCATTGTTTCGAGACATGTAACTCCACTTGCGCCGCTTTTCATATAAtgataaatcaaaacaatatttttaaaatacatagtgCGCTGTTACATATTTAAGCCAATACACGAATGTTTAGTTTTGCTGTGTATCACTAGTCATTCGACGTATTCTCTCAGCGGCCGGAATTTGCTGATATCCATTGTTATAGTCGTAAACATAACAATTGCatgttttcttttgttgttgATGCTATTATTCCACACTGTTCAGTTGTCATgaatttctgtatttatttatacatataatatttatatattatattccgtATTTCGGTAACCAGCCTAGCATACCGTGCTAATAAAATCTTACTTTACTTTCcgcatttttatatgttttcttaACATTTGATTAACTTAGatttaattggtgtttataaaatttacgatataatttaaattaattgatactgTGTGAATATTTCTCACAAGCGGTAATAAACTGTAGATTTTCAACAATAACTTATAATTCTAGCTCGAAAAACCCgagcattatatatatttatattgttcatgaaatatatttttcagtttgCAGTGACtagatatcataaaatttattttacacattgaGACTGTTTATTTTGAAGTAACTGTCAGTATGTGAAATTTTCAGCAATCTGATAGGTAGTTTATTTAATCAatctgaagaaaaaaaataatcatataccTTAACACccttaatgaatattaattttttttaacaagacattattataataatgtaaatactaATACGTGATTTGACTTGTGTATGATCTATTTAAGGCCCTCAACGCATTAGCAAGTCTTATGTTGCAGGATTGTATAAGCGAAGGTGGACTTACTTGCTCGCTtgttgaaaaagaaaaagaaggtGTTCTGTTTTTCttagtgttgtttttattaacgttaaatattttttagagttaTGTCATCAGCGAGAAAACGGGAAGAGTTCATGACGCAATTCGAGTCTATTGTTGAATGGGTAAACCAGACGGTCAGGAAAGTGGAGCTGAAATTCAAATCGGAAAAAGAACAGAAGATGGCTTTACATGCTGAGTACTCCAGACTGATGGATGTGCAGAGGCAGTATGCAGCTGCTTTGAAGAAATTAGCAGAACAGCGACACAAGTTTGAAAGAGATCAAAATTGAACGATTTATAATATAGACATATATGATAGGTTCTTTAAAAATGACACAGCCCACCATGTCATTAACAATATTGGTTGCGATGTGCTAGGTATGTACTGACTGCCACACTCTGAGACATTTAACAGTTACTTAAGGTGCTCCATAGTATAGAATCTactagtaattttatttcgttttgaatGTGGGCGACAATTCCGTTggtattatagaaataaaattaaatgagtaGTTAAGAGAAATAGTGtagtaatatacataaagatatgtttataataattgtttgtagCTGCTTTATTATAGCAGTGCAATTAGAAAATcgcatcaaataaaatcaaagggtttttttatctttactacTGCGATTGCAATAGGCTGTACTAGTA
The DNA window shown above is from Vanessa tameamea isolate UH-Manoa-2023 chromosome 16, ilVanTame1 primary haplotype, whole genome shotgun sequence and carries:
- the LOC113393952 gene encoding coiled-coil domain-containing protein 93 yields the protein MANKQKNIFTRSKPLMNIYSGVDQEGKEVEVREDAEQLVKWHEISDALVAAGYYRAQLQGLSAFDKIVGGLTWCIELCDIDVDISLLFEENLTIGKKIALTEKIVKVLPSLKCPYIIEPHQIQGLDFINIYPLVQWLIKYSSEFREAKEDELRKFAVSQYEKDHIFEADRVYFLQNEKLLRNLIAIQNLYKPCRVRKRKGALPAKEIEQVNSVLSEYDQRMLMLVSNNQDEAKRDEGLDFLYDYEKTLADPSEITTEMERYLNDGEHNEDTTNTKVHYAVLHSELSGDVPKELEAREKAKYSEDIDKLTKVIDTMEKDIEVVRKDHETRMEEAKNKYADLINKLKIITKKLMKTDDYSDKAVKEFYKSLKDLAKERNELIQLIQHREKEHKKLEDALRLAQEPNKEIEEKPLSPTELKEFQEREKKLKDYISSVRVELGHLNRQVLRYSTAIDEVPGTAELLQYEKRFVELYNQVSSKHKETKQYYVFYNTLYEVKLYTSKELSLLNSILDNYDEVMSSARKREEFMTQFESIVEWVNQTVRKVELKFKSEKEQKMALHAEYSRLMDVQRQYAAALKKLAEQRHKFERDQN